The following coding sequences are from one Hymenobacter sp. DG25A window:
- the atpG gene encoding ATP synthase F1 subunit gamma, giving the protein MASLKEVRNRIQSVSSTQQITKAMKMVAAAKLRRAQDNILRMRPYAQRLNSILSNLTGLAGGEIVSEYAVQREVRRVLVIAVTSDRGLAGAFNSNVFKGVNALVQERYAAQAAAGNITVLAIGKKAHDYFGKRGPLLGDYNHVFTKLSFDTVRVAAEQAMEGFRTGQFDEVVMVYNEFKNVATQIVRTQQLLPLVPAELPQGTTETMNVDYIFEPSKEEIIQTLIPQSLKVQLYKAVLESNASEHGARMTAMDKATDNAGELLKQLKLTYNRTRQAAITTEILEIVGGAEALAASR; this is encoded by the coding sequence ATGGCTAGCTTAAAAGAAGTCCGTAACCGAATTCAGTCAGTGAGCAGCACGCAGCAAATCACCAAAGCCATGAAAATGGTGGCGGCGGCTAAGCTACGTCGCGCCCAGGATAACATCCTGCGCATGCGTCCTTACGCCCAGCGGCTGAACAGCATCCTGAGCAACCTCACGGGGCTGGCCGGTGGCGAAATTGTAAGCGAGTATGCAGTGCAACGCGAGGTGCGCCGCGTGCTGGTTATTGCGGTTACCTCTGACCGCGGCCTGGCAGGTGCTTTCAACAGCAATGTCTTTAAAGGCGTGAATGCCCTGGTGCAGGAGCGTTATGCCGCGCAGGCAGCAGCTGGCAACATCACCGTTCTGGCCATCGGCAAGAAAGCCCACGACTACTTCGGGAAGCGTGGTCCTCTGCTGGGCGACTACAACCACGTGTTCACCAAGCTGTCGTTCGACACGGTGCGCGTGGCGGCTGAGCAGGCCATGGAAGGTTTCCGCACGGGCCAGTTCGATGAAGTAGTAATGGTCTACAACGAGTTCAAAAACGTAGCTACGCAAATTGTACGCACCCAGCAGCTGTTGCCGCTGGTGCCCGCCGAACTGCCCCAGGGCACTACGGAAACGATGAACGTAGATTACATCTTTGAGCCTTCGAAAGAAGAAATCATTCAGACGCTGATTCCTCAGTCGTTGAAAGTACAGCTGTACAAAGCCGTACTGGAAAGCAACGCCTCGGAGCACGGCGCCCGTATGACGGCCATGGACAAAGCCACCGACAACGCCGGTGAACTGCTGAAACAGCTCAAGCTGACTTACAACCGCACGCGTCAGGCGGCCATCACTACCGAGATTCTAGAAATCGTAGGTGGTGCCGAAGCCTTGGCTGCCAGCCGGTAA